A genomic window from Solanum stenotomum isolate F172 chromosome 10, ASM1918654v1, whole genome shotgun sequence includes:
- the LOC125841397 gene encoding beta-amylase 3, chloroplastic, with protein MTLTLQSSASFINFKETKGVKTPDEFLGMVSFAQAKPSCRLVAKSSMQEAQLSHERIMEVKEIEKREKLHELTANHSNRSTRVPVFVMLPLDTMTMGGNLNRPRAMNASLMALKSSGAEGVMVDAWWGLVEKDGPLKYNWEGYAELVKMCQEHGLKLQVVMSFHQCGGNVGDSCSIPLPPWVLEEISKNPDLVYTDRSGRRNPEYLSLGCDMLPVLKGRTPIQAYTDYMRSFRERFNDYLGNVIVEIQVGMGPCGELRYPAYPESNGTWRFPGIGEFQCYDKYMGASLAAVAKAAGKDDWGQGGPHDSGKYNQFPEDTGFFQRDGTWNSEYGQFFLEWYSGKLLEHGDRILAAGESIYQGTGAKLSGKVAGIHWHYNTRSHAAELTSGYYNTRHRDGYLPIARMLAKHGVVLNFTCMEMRDGEQPQSANCSPEGLVRQVKTAARTAKVELAGENALERYDGGAFSQVLATSMSDSGNGLSAFTFLRMNKRLFEPENWRNLVQFVKSMSEGGRNASLPECDSSRTDLYVRFIKESRSKKATEVAVV; from the exons ATGACTTTAACACTTCAATCATCAGCTTCTTTTATCAATTTCAAAGAAACCAAAGGTGTTAAAACACCTGATGAGTTCTTAGGAATGGTTTCTTTTGCACAAGCCAAGCCATCATGCCGGCTAGTCGCGAAAAGTTCGATGCAAGAAGCTCAACTCTCCCATGAGAGAATCATGGAAGTGAAGGAAattgagaaaagagagaagCTACATGAGTTAACAGCTAATCACAGCAATAGAAGTACAAGGGTACCTGTTTTTGTGATGCTTCCACTTGACACCATGACTATGGGAGGGAACTTGAACAGGCCACGAGCGATGAATGCGAGTTTGATGGCGTTGAAAAGTTCTGGAGCTGAAGGGGTGATGGTGGATGCTTGGTGGGGATTGGTGGAGAAAGATGGACCTTTGAAGTATAATTGGGAAGGATATGCTGAACTTGTAAAGATGTGTCAAGAACATGGATTGAAGCTTCAAGTTGTCATGTCTTTTCATCAGTGTGGAGGAAATGTTGGAGACTCTTGCAG TATTCCTCTACCTCCATGGGTACTTGAAGAAATCAGCAAGAATCCTGACCTTGTCTACACAGATAGATCAGGCCGGAGAAATCCTGAGTATCTATCCTTAGGTTGTGATATGTTACCAGTACTCAAAGGAAGAACACCCATTCAAGCATACACTGACTATATGAGGAGCTTCAGAGAAAGATTCAACGATTACTTGGGAAACGTCATAGTG GAAATCCAAGTGGGAATGGGCCCTTGTGGAGAGCTAAGATATCCAGCCTATCCAGAAAGCAATGGTACATGGAGGTTTCCCGGAATTGGAGAATTCCAATGCTATGACAAG TACATGGGAGCTTCATTGGCAGCAGTGGCCAAGGCAGCTGGAAAGGATGACTGGGGCCAGGGAGGGCCTCATGATTCTGGGAAGTACAACCAGTTTCCTGAGGATACTGGATTTTTCCAGAGGGATGGAACATGGAACAGTGAATATGGACAGTTCTTCCTAGAGTGGTATTCAGGAAAGCTACTGGAACATGGTGACAGAATACTAGCAGCAGGAGAAAGTATATACCAAGGAACTGGGGCTAAACTATCTGGAAAGGTAGCTGGGATTCATTGGCATTACAATACTAGATCACATGCTGCAGAGTTAACTTCAGGATATTATAATACAAGACACAGAGATGGTTATCTACCTATAGCACGTATGTTAGCGAAACATGGTGTTGTACTTAACTTTACATGTATGGAAATGAGGGATGGTGAACAGCCCCAGAGTGCAAACTGTTCACCAGAAGGCTTAGTTCGACAAGTTAAAACTGCAGCTAGAACTGCTAAAGTAGAACTTGCTGGAGAAAATGCTCTAGAAAGGTATGATGGAGGAGCATTCTCTCAAGTTTTGGCAACAAGCATGTCAGATTCTGGAAATGGATTGAGTGCATTTACATTCTTGCGAATGAACAAACGGTTGTTTGAGCCAGAAAATTGGCGGAATCTAGTGCAATTTGTGAAGAGCATGTCTGAAGGAGGTCGAAATGCTAGCCTTCCAGAGTGTGACTCAAGCAGGACAGACCTCTATGTAAGATTTATCAAAGAGAGTCGTTCTAAGAAAGCTACAGAGGTTGCAGTAGTGTAA
- the LOC125841417 gene encoding uncharacterized protein LOC125841417, with translation MQKGFTLLQTIAISGVFSAVSGWYGFMFGRESARKELGGLIEDLRNSNSDSVSPTPSDSQE, from the exons ATGCAGAAGGGCTTCACTCTCCTTCAGACAATTGCAATTTCAGGTGTATTTTCTGCTGTTTCTGGCTG GTATGGGTTCATGTTTGGGAGAGAATCTGCTCGGAAGGAGCTTGGAGGTTTGATTGAAGATCTTCGAAATTCAAATTCTGACTCCGTTTCACCTACCCCTTCTGACTCTCAAGAGTAG